TCTGTCTGCCCAGCGCGGTTATTGGCACAAGCCAGACAACTCGTTAACAATATAAAAACAAATATGAGTTGTTTCATATCTTCAGTTCTCCAACAAATCTTATGTTATTGATATATTGAATATATAACAATCAAACCGGTAGGATAGTTGAACGCAGGGGACTACAAAATCACATTACCCGTATTCTCTTCTATAAGAGAGGGGCGATCCGGCTCATAATTTATTTCTGCCTTACGGGCCTGCGAATGCTGAAACTGCCGGGCCACTTTAAACTCCTTTCCTTCTTTCAGTAAAAAAGAGCCTGTTTGTTTGAACCAGAAGCCTACATTGGCATCTATGCATTGGCGACGAATCTCCAAAACCCAGTCATAATCGCATATACGGGCATCCCGACCGGATTCTCCTCCAGCCACAACCTGCTCAACCCATTCACCTAACTCTCCCCTGAAATCTATCCGACTGAGAAGAGGTTCACAAATAATGATTTTATGCTTTATGGGAGCTGCCTTATAAATAGGCAGGCGATAGTCAATCCGATCCTGATTTTCCATCGTA
The nucleotide sequence above comes from Bacteroides intestinalis DSM 17393. Encoded proteins:
- a CDS encoding DUF5131 family protein, which encodes MGVKTSMWNPWHGCHKFSTGCQHCYVYRTDGKYGKDSSVVTKTEKFNLPIQQKKNKTYKIPSGNLVYTCFTSDFLVEDADVWRPEAWEMMRLRQDLHFLFITKRIDRLKDCLPPDWGEGYDNVTICCTMENQDRIDYRLPIYKAAPIKHKIIICEPLLSRIDFRGELGEWVEQVVAGGESGRDARICDYDWVLEIRRQCIDANVGFWFKQTGSFLLKEGKEFKVARQFQHSQARKAEINYEPDRPSLIEENTGNVIL